From the genome of Candidozyma auris chromosome 2, complete sequence, one region includes:
- the CDC54 gene encoding MCM DNA helicase complex subunit MCM4 — protein sequence MSSSPVRPSNGDSVHTPEHNSGSHSNSNSQSQSQTQIPEASSPLLFADTSSDKPRQVSSPFSYDLSSSRHHGSDASTTRARSDNYTSDVERIHRRPARSDLSGDASASPMRRRMFDNGQLSSERGNQLRSDGGSQFGSSQLGSEGESAEPVRVIWGTNVSIQECSNAFRDFLMSFKMKGRKHMDGEDVEPEDSELYYVQQLNNMRDLGTTNLNLDAANLLAYKQTRRLYHQLINYPQEVIPIMDQTVKDCLVSLFSDSTTNEPASIDDIETNIYTIRPYNINAVRRGMRDLNPNDIDKLVSVKGLVLRASAIIPDMKVAFFKCSACDHTMAVEIDRGVISEPTKCPRSVCGQSNSMALIHNRSSFADKQVIKLQETPDLVPDGQTPHSINLCVYDELVDSCRAGDRIEVCGIFRSLPVRVNARQRAVKNLYKTYLDVVHIKKIDNKRLGVDPSTMSQRATDTNEVEEVRRLSAEDIAHVKEISQRDDLYEVLARSLAPSIYEMDDVKKGILLQLFGGANKTFRKGGRYRGDINILLCGDPSTSKSQLLQYVHKIAPRGIYTSGKGSSAVGLTAYITRDIDTKQLVLESGALVLSDGGVCCIDEFDKMSDATRSVLHEVMEQQTISIAKAGIITTLNARTSILASANPINSRYDPNLPVTSNIDLPPPLLSRFDLVYLILDKVDESIDRQLARHITDMYLEDVPDTVSAKTVLPVETLSIYIQYAKENVNPQITAESKAELVRAYVDMRKLGDDARSSEKRITATTRQLESMVRLAEAHAKMRLSPTVDLIDVKEAVRLIKSAIKDYATDPITGRIDMDMVQTGTTSAQRRMQEDLAHELLAMLDDCPNQQLRFTELVAKLNEKSSVRIENHDVNECIRRLQQEGKVVEAGDTHRRSIRKLAVV from the coding sequence ATGTCGTCCTCTCCTGTGAGACCTTCAAACGGCGACTCAGTGCACACCCCTGAGCACAATTCAGGATCTCATTCAAATTCCAATTCTCAGTCACAATCGCAAACACAGATCCCAGAGGCATCTTCACCGCTTCTTTTCGCTGACACCTCGTCAGATAAGCCCAGACAGGTTTCGTCGCCATTTTCATACGATTTGTCGCTGAGCCGTCATCATGGTTCAGATGCCTCGACCACAAGAGCTCGTTCAGACAACTACACTTCGGACGTGGAGAGAATTCACAGAAGACCTGCGAGGTCGGACTTGTCTGGAGACGCGTCCGCTTCGCCCATGAGACGTAGAATGTTCGACAATGGACAGCTCTCGAGTGAAAGGGGCAACCAGTTGAGAAGCGACGGAGGTAGCCAGTTTGGTTCGTCCCAATTAGGGTCTGAGGGAGAGTCTGCAGAGCCAGTGAGGGTGATCTGGGGTACCAACGTGTCGATCCAGGAGTGCTCCAATGCGTTCAGAGATTTCTTAATGCTGTTTAAGATGAAGGGGAGAAAACACATGGACGGCGAGGACGTTGAGCCTGAAGACTCGGAGCTTTACTACGTCCAACAGCTCAACAATATGAGAGACTTGGGTACcaccaacttgaacttggaCGCCGCCAACTTGCTTGCCTACAAGCAAACACGGAGACTCTACCACCAGCTTATCAACTACCCTCAAGAAGTGATTCCCATTATGGATCAAACTGTGAAAGACTGCCTTGTTTCGTTGTTCCTGGACCTGACCACCAATGAGCCCGCTTCCATCGACGACATCGAGACAAACATCTACACCATCCGTCCTTACAACATCAATGCTGTGCGCCGTGGTATGCGTGACTTGAACCCCAACGATATCGATAAGCTAGTCAGCGTCAAGGGATTGGTGTTGCGGGCCAGTGCCATTATTCCCGACATGAAGGtggctttcttcaagtgtAGTGCTTGTGACCACACTATGGCGGTAGAAATTGACCGTGGTGTCATTTCTGAACCAACGAAATGCCCAAGGCTGGTCTGTGGTCAACTGAACTCCATGGCTTTGATCCACAACcgctcttcttttgctgaTAAACAAGTAATCAAGTTGCAGGAAACTCCGGACTTGGTCCCAGACGGTCAAACGCCTCACTCGATCAATTTGTGTGTCTACGATGAGCTCGTGGACTCCTGTCGTGCTGGTGACCGTATTGAGGTCTGTGGTATCTTCCGTTCGTTGCCCGTTCGTGTCAATGCTCGTCAAAGAGCTGTCAAGAACCTTTACAAGACATATTTGGATGTTGTccacatcaagaagatcgacAACAAAAGATTGGGTGTTGATCCATCGACGATGCTGCAGAGAGCAACCGATACCAATGAAGTTGAGGAAGTGAGGAGATTGAGTGCCGAGGACATCGCTCATGTTAAAGAAATCTCTCAAAGAGACGACTTGTATGAGGTGTTGGCTCGTTCATTGGCTCCCTCTATTTATGAGATGGACGATGTCAAGAAAGGTATTttgcttcaactttttggtggtgccaACAAGACATTTCGTAAAGGTGGAAGATACAGAGGTGATATCAATATCTTGCTCTGCGGTGATCCTTCCACTTCGAAATCTCAACTCTTGCAATACGTCCATAAGATCGCTCCAAGGGGAATCTACACGTCCGGCAAGGGTTCTTCCGCAGTCGGTTTGACGGCCTACATCACCAGAGATATTGACACCAAACAACTTGTTTTGGAGTCCGGTGCTCTTGTCCTTTCTGATGGTGGTGTCTGTTGTATCGATGAGTTCGATAAGATGAGTGATGCCACGAGATCTGTCTTGCACGAAGTGATGGAGCAACAGACCATTTCGATCGCAAAGGCTGGAATCATCACCACATTGAATGCCAGAACGTCTATTTTAGCATCCGCAAATCCAATTAACTCTCGTTACGACCCCAACTTGCCTGTCACCAGCAACATTGATTTGCCACCTCCGTTGTTGTCCCGTTTTGACCTTGTGTACTTGATTTTGGACAAGGTAGATGAATCTATTGATAGACAATTGGCTCGCCACATCACAGATATGTACTTGGAGGATGTCCCTGACACAGTGTCTGCAAAGACGGTGCTTCCAGTTGAGACCTTGAGTATCTACATTCAATATGCGAAGGAGAACGTTAATCCTCAAATAACTGCCGAAAGTAAAGCGGAGTTGGTCAGAGCGTATGTTGACATGAGGAAGCTTGGAGATGATGCCAGATCCTCTGAGAAGAGAATCACTGCCACCACAAGACAATTGGAGTCCATGGTACGTTTGGCTGAGGCCCATGCAAAGATGAGATTGAGTCCCACAGTTGATCTCATTGACGTCAAGGAAGCTGTTCGTTTGATCAAGTCTGCTATCAAGGACTATGCCACTGATCCCATCACAGGTAGAATTGATATGGACATGGTTCAAACCGGTACAACGTCGGCTCAGAGAAGAATGCAGGAGGACTTGGCTCACGAATTGCTTGCTATGCTTGATGACTGTCCCAATCAGCAACTTCGATTCACCGAGCTCGTGGCCAAGCTAAATGAAAAGCTGAGTGTAAGAATCGAAAACCATGACGTGAACGAGTGCATCAGGAGATTACAGCAGGAGGGCAAAGTTGTCGAGGCTGGCGACACGCACAGAAGAAGCATAAGAAAGTTGGCAGTTGTCTAG
- the GSG1 gene encoding Gsg1p: MPFPLGTDPTTVRQLLLQHTFSPLVSVQSTHSADVLFQRQCLNDSISVLQVLKPYGNNAKYSVPNQRFKITNSALISRAYSSFPVRFEASFPELMSIQNSDNTSPEKLKSLFSITSLEHLLKSSTQTSSISSRPHEKLYLEFFRMVISSNRIVSFDTLNHPVAQIFVIDYHTDSLEAVRKLIVEFRNYNFPKYFQMSDLLMHVFIVYDSQMVSEQDVHAYQSKLQGNLSVTSTAVPLSMVASNDNNYVKLFKLESATIEEEVQSISLQHSKELKEEDVYLKLPKALDTVLKSRCHEFVSRYLIPHMEAKIRLWGDQILAPKKSITGRFFSVSRKLFNNNSSSDLSQGQQTSFNHQGNYYYRSSTEQSIRKLADWSLILKDFKYAYSAYDLIKKDYINDKAWVYVASTQGMCIISLLLTQTQPLSSDTPPQAPDKNTLRKIRHDIIEPYTDNLSYTFKSRLNVKTYAIRAYLIVAELLLSMGIMFSIPWWFGDLIESYYLKCMGEFDIHLASSSKSPQVIRALLYERLGYTASHNHFIPGEFKFLLDDGKSHVPKREFKEDTLVMEEEKDHEITEEEMYSNERKLYPTRANALVGLTRFRKSSAWYLLAMREWLELKDKAYVRTLMENVSECFEVPELTDNWYDRPECLLGILKLKSR; the protein is encoded by the coding sequence ATGCCATTCCCACTTGGAACCGATCCTACCACGGTTCGCCAGCTTTTGCTCCAGCATACCTTCCTGCCGCTAGTATCGGTGCAATCTACCCACAGTGCAGATGTGCTTTTCCAACGACAATGCCTCAACGACCTGATCTCTGTGCTTCAGGTGCTTAAGCCATATGGCAATAATGCAAAATACTCCGTGCCAAACCAGAGATTCAAAATAACAAATTCTGCGCTAATATCGAGGGCTTATAGTCTGTTTCCGGTTCGCTTTGAGGCATCGTTCCCGGAGTTGATGCTGATTCAAAACTCAGACAACACTTCCCCAGAAAAGCTAAAAAGTCTCTTCAGCATAACAAGCTTGGAGCATCTactcaaaagctcaacaCAGACTTCGTCTATCTCATCAAGACCTCACGAAAAACTATACTTGGAGTTTTTCCGCATGGttatttcttcaaatcgCATTGTTCTGTTTGACACTTTGAACCACCCAGTGGCTCAAATTTTCGTGATTGACTACCACACAGACTCTTTGGAAGCAGTGAGAAAGCTCATTGTGGAGTTTCGTAACTACAACTTTCCCAAGTACTTCCAGATGTCTGACCTTTTGATGCATGTGTTCATCGTATACGACTCTCAAATGGTCCTGGAACAAGACGTGCATGCATATCAAAGTAAACTCCAAGGTAACCTCTCTGTTACATCCACCGCAGTACCTCTACTGATGGTAGCCTCGAACGATAACAACTACGTGAAATTATTCAAACTTGAAAGCGCAACAATAGAGGAAGAAGTTCAAAGCATAAGCTTGCAGCATTCgaaagaattgaaagaagaagatgtttACCTTAAGCTCCCCAAGGCCTTGGACACTGTTCTCAAGAGTCGCTGTCACGAATTTGTCAGTCGATATTTGATCCCTCACATGGAAGCCAAAATCAGGCTTTGGGGTGATCAGATTCTTGcaccaaaaaaatccaTAACAGGTAGATTTTTCTCCGTCTCAAGAAAACTTTTCAACAATAACAGCTCGAGTGACCTTAGTCAAGGACAGCAAACGCTGTTTAACCATCAAGGAAACTATTATTACCGTTCAAGTACTGAACAATCCATAAGAAAGCTAGCTGATTGGTCCCTCATACTCAAGGATTTTAAGTACGCCTATTCAGCTTACGATCTTATCAAGAAAGATTACATTAACGACAAAGCATGGGTCTATGTTGCGTCTACACAAGGAATGTGCATTATTTCACTTCTACTAACACAAACACAGCCGCTTTCGTCAGACACGCCACCTCAAGCACCCGACAAGAACACTTTACGCAAGATTCGTCACGACATAATAGAACCATATACTGACAACTTATCTTACACTTTCAAATCTCGTCTCAACGTCAAGACGTATGCTATACGAGCTTACCTAATTGTTGCTGAGCTTCTACTTAGTATGGGAATTATGTTTAGTATCCCATGGTGGTTCGGAGACCTCATTGAGAGTTACTACTTGAAGTGTATGGGTGAGTTTGATATTCATTTGGCATCATCACTGAAGAGCCCTCAAGTAATTCGAGCATTGCTTTATGAGAGATTAGGATACACCGCCAGTCATAATCATTTCATTCCAGGCGAGTTTAAGTTTCTTCTCGACGACGGAAAGAGTCATGTTCCTAAACGGGAGTTCAAAGAGGATACTTTAGTCatggaggaagagaaggatcACGAAATTaccgaggaagaaatgTATAGTAACGAACGCAAACTATACCCCACCAGAGCCAATGCTCTTGTTGGCCTAACAAGATTTCGAAAGAGTTCAGCGTGGTATCTTTTGGCAATGAGAGAATGGCTTGAGCTAAAAGACAAGGCATACGTAAGAACGCTTATGGAGAATGTCTCTGAGTGCTTCGAAGTTCCAGAACTAACAGACAACTGGTATGATAGGCCTGAGTGTCTACTAGGtattttgaaattgaaacTGAGGTAA
- the MDH1-3 gene encoding malate dehydrogenase gives MVKVTVCGAAGGIGQPLSLLLKLNARVSHLSLYDIVNARGVAADLSHINTPATVSGHQPANKEDKTALVEALQGSDVVIIPAGVPRKPGMTRADLFNINASIVRDLVANIGRTCPNAAILIISNPVNATVPIAAEVLKKLGVFNPRKLFGVTTLDSVRAETFLGGLIGEKPETLRGKISVIGGHSGDTIVPLTHIDPKIAAKVDKLSPSQYKEFVHRVQFGGDEVVKAKNGAGSATLSMAYAGYRFAENILDSISGPGFSSKVPDSAYVYLPGLRDGADLQAKLNDVSFFSVPVHLLNGEISAFEDPLKLKVTSEEQEFVKVALKGLSSSIAQGTNFVAGSKI, from the coding sequence ATGGTCAAGGTAACTGTCTGCGGAGCCGCTGGTGGCATTGGTCAACCCCTTTCGCTTTTGCTCAAATTGAACGCTAGAGTGTCCCATTTGTCCCTATACGATATCGTCAACGCCAGAGGCGTGGCCGCCGACTTGAGCCATATCAACACTCCTGCTACCGTTTCAGGACACCAGCCTGCAAACAAGGAGGATAAGACGGCGTTGGTTGAGGCCTTGCAAGGTTCGGACGTGGTGATCATTCCTGCCGGTGTACCTAGAAAGCCAGGAATGACCAGAGCTGACTTGTTTAACATCAATGCTTCTATTGTGCGTGATTTGGTGGCCAATATTGGCAGAACTTGTCCCAACGCTGCGATTTTGATTATTTCCAACCCTGTCAACGCTACTGTCCCTATCGCTGcagaggtgttgaagaaattggGCGTCTTCAACCCTAGGAAGCTATTTGGTGTGACCACTCTTGATTCCGTGAGAGCAGAGACTTTCTTGGGTGGCCTCATTGGCGAAAAACCAGAGACTTTGAGGGGTAAGATTTCTGTCATCGGTGGCCACTCTGGTGACACTATTGTGCCCTTGACTCACATAGACCCTAAGATTGCTGCAAAGGTCGACAAGCTTTCTCCTCTGCAATACAAGGAATTCGTTCACCGTGTTCAgtttggtggtgatgaggttgtcaaggccaagaacGGTGCTGGCTCTGCTACATTGTCAATGGCGTACGCTGGTTACAGATTTGCTGAGAACATATTGGACTCTATTTCTGGGCCCGGATTTTCATCCAAGGTGCCAGACTCCGCTTACGTATACTTGCCAGGTTTGCGTGATGGCGCTGACTTGCAAGCCAAATTAAATGATGTCAGTTTCTTCTCCGTTCCAGTCCACTTGTTGAACGGTGAAATCCTGGCATTCGAGGACCCattgaagctcaaggtCACCTCTGAGGAACAAGAGTTTGTTAAGGTGGCTTTGAAGGGATTGAGTCTGTCTATAGCTCAGGGCACCAACTTTGTGGCTGGCTCCAAGATTTAG